The Lactobacillus sp. CBA3605 genome contains a region encoding:
- a CDS encoding cytochrome ubiquinol oxidase subunit I encodes MNLGLSILSLARFQFAMTTVFHFFFVPLSIGLALIVAIMETIYVVKKDELYKHMAQFWGRIFLLSFAVGVVTGIIQEFQFGMNWSDYSRFMGDIFGAPLAIEALVAFFMESTFIGLWMFGWDRFNAGIHCAFIWLTAIGTMISAMWILAANSFMQNPVGFMINAKTGRAQMTSFSAVIKNPQLWYELPHVLFGAFVTGAFVVAGMAAFGLLKKRNVQFFRKSITISLLVGLIATIGVVGMGDLQTRYIIKEQPMKFAATEGLYKDSGSPAPWAIIEGLDTKNHQAKWSIEVPYVLDILSYHKLSGNVKGQNRLNKELHAKYDHKFGKSMNYYVPAKTLFWSFRVMAVSGGLFALIAIVGLFFNRASSTLIERQRWFLWVLGVCTFLPFAANTAGWFITELGRYPWVVYGLLTIADAVSPNVSVASLLISNIIYFCLFSGLGVVMIVLSRRTLRQGPDDLLQAADDAPYDPYGKGAFSHE; translated from the coding sequence ATGAATTTAGGATTGAGTATTCTATCCTTAGCTCGTTTTCAGTTTGCGATGACGACGGTATTCCATTTTTTCTTTGTGCCATTATCGATTGGGTTAGCTTTAATCGTTGCCATTATGGAAACAATTTACGTCGTTAAAAAGGATGAATTATATAAACATATGGCGCAATTCTGGGGACGAATCTTTTTACTTAGCTTTGCCGTTGGCGTTGTTACTGGGATTATTCAAGAATTTCAATTTGGCATGAATTGGTCAGATTATTCACGGTTTATGGGTGATATTTTTGGCGCACCATTGGCAATCGAAGCGCTGGTTGCGTTCTTTATGGAGTCAACATTTATTGGTCTGTGGATGTTTGGTTGGGATCGATTCAATGCGGGGATTCATTGTGCATTCATTTGGCTAACGGCCATTGGGACGATGATTTCAGCAATGTGGATTTTAGCTGCGAATAGTTTTATGCAAAATCCGGTTGGTTTTATGATTAATGCCAAAACGGGACGGGCTCAAATGACGAGTTTTTCAGCGGTTATTAAAAATCCACAATTATGGTATGAATTACCCCATGTGTTGTTTGGGGCTTTCGTAACCGGTGCCTTTGTTGTGGCGGGGATGGCCGCGTTTGGCTTGCTCAAAAAACGCAACGTTCAGTTCTTCCGCAAATCCATCACGATTAGTTTACTTGTTGGCCTGATTGCGACCATTGGGGTCGTTGGTATGGGCGATTTGCAAACTCGTTACATTATTAAAGAACAGCCGATGAAGTTTGCAGCGACTGAAGGCTTGTATAAGGATTCAGGATCACCGGCACCTTGGGCGATTATCGAGGGTTTAGACACCAAAAATCATCAAGCTAAATGGTCGATTGAAGTGCCATATGTTTTAGATATCTTGAGCTATCATAAGTTAAGCGGAAATGTAAAGGGTCAAAACCGGTTGAATAAAGAATTACATGCTAAGTATGATCATAAATTTGGTAAAAGCATGAATTACTATGTGCCGGCCAAAACCTTATTCTGGAGTTTCCGGGTCATGGCAGTGTCTGGCGGACTATTTGCATTAATTGCGATTGTTGGCTTATTCTTTAATCGTGCCAGCTCAACGTTAATTGAACGGCAGCGGTGGTTCTTATGGGTCTTAGGAGTCTGTACATTCTTACCATTTGCCGCGAATACGGCGGGATGGTTCATTACTGAATTAGGCCGTTATCCATGGGTTGTTTATGGGTTGTTAACGATTGCGGATGCGGTCTCACCAAATGTGAGTGTGGCATCGCTATTGATTTCAAATATTATTTACTTCTGCTTATTCAGTGGCTTAGGGGTCGTCATGATTGTCTTATCACGGCGGACGTTACGTCAGGGTCCGGATGATTTGTTGCAAGCGGCCGATGATGCACCATATGATCCATACGGCAAGGGGGCCTTCAGTCATGAGTAA